From the genome of Fimbriimonadaceae bacterium, one region includes:
- the pheS gene encoding phenylalanine--tRNA ligase subunit alpha yields the protein MQSIESLEKEAASAIEAATTTSELRDAEIKYLGKSGLLTGLMRNIGQLPPEEKPLFGKKVNEAKARLEEILEGRMSALKRAEQSQAFESERIDITMPSRKANGGMEHILRRTEERIREVFVGLGFECYDGPELEEFRYNFDALNYPPDHPAMDEQDTFYVTDRKVLRTQCTAIQGRVFEKKKPPLRYFTVGRTYRNEAVDRTHSHTFHQVDAFMVDEGISMAHLKGTLGAFARAMFGDDVNIRFRPDFFPFVEPGVDYAISTPKLFNGRWVELGGAGLIHPNILEAYGIDSEKYSGFAFGLGVERIPMMQYGIDDLRHFMENDLRFLEQFQA from the coding sequence ATGCAATCGATTGAATCCCTCGAAAAGGAAGCAGCCTCTGCAATAGAGGCGGCAACGACGACCTCTGAACTCCGCGATGCGGAGATCAAATATCTCGGCAAGAGCGGTCTGCTGACCGGCTTGATGCGCAACATTGGCCAATTGCCACCCGAGGAAAAGCCGCTGTTTGGCAAGAAGGTCAACGAGGCTAAAGCACGCCTTGAGGAGATTTTGGAAGGCCGGATGTCGGCGCTCAAACGAGCTGAGCAGAGTCAAGCGTTTGAGTCGGAGAGAATCGACATCACCATGCCGAGCCGCAAAGCAAATGGGGGCATGGAGCACATTCTTCGGCGGACCGAAGAGCGCATTCGCGAGGTTTTTGTTGGGCTTGGGTTCGAGTGTTACGACGGTCCTGAGCTTGAGGAGTTTCGATACAACTTCGACGCGCTGAACTATCCGCCCGATCATCCAGCGATGGATGAGCAGGACACCTTTTATGTGACCGATCGTAAGGTTCTCCGCACCCAATGCACCGCCATTCAGGGTCGCGTCTTCGAGAAGAAGAAGCCGCCACTCCGCTACTTCACGGTAGGCCGCACCTATCGGAACGAAGCGGTAGACCGCACACATTCACACACCTTCCACCAAGTTGACGCATTTATGGTTGACGAGGGGATTTCCATGGCGCACCTCAAGGGCACGCTTGGGGCATTTGCGCGGGCGATGTTTGGCGACGATGTGAACATCCGCTTTCGGCCCGACTTTTTCCCGTTCGTGGAGCCGGGCGTGGATTATGCGATCTCAACTCCCAAGCTTTTTAACGGCCGATGGGTCGAGCTTGGCGGCGCGGGCTTGATCCATCCGAACATCCTTGAGGCTTACGGGATCGACTCTGAGAAGTACAGTGGGTTTGCTTTTGGGCTTGGCGTTGAGCGCATCCCGATGATGCAGTACGGGATCGACGATCTGCGGCACTTTATGGAGAACGATCTGCGGTTCTTGGAGCAGTTTCAAGCGTGA
- a CDS encoding D-cysteine desulfhydrase family protein, producing the protein MPTVPEKVDLIVTPTPLHALPNLSKELGIDLWIKRDDLTGFALGGNKGRKLEFLIAEALRQGAEVVVGMGASQSNFLRQLAAACAKYGLRSAAAVMGLPYYAAAGRPAIDYVPDSSGGNVLADEIFGMDVRLFPDGDWDQLEAYAEAIAHEYQAIGLKTFEIPIGGSSVLGAYSFYLAAQEVMAQSAEPFDTIVTASSSGSTHAGLAFAFAGSSTKVIGISADPDPDEVLQHDVHELTIGLGELTGQPKNLRYEDLDLRMDYFGEGYSIPSPEGNRAILKVARSEGILLDPTYSGKAFAGLMDMVGKGELKGRVLFWHTGGAVTLFATPKNLLIVD; encoded by the coding sequence GTGCCAACGGTCCCTGAAAAAGTCGATCTGATCGTCACCCCAACGCCTTTGCACGCACTTCCCAATCTTTCGAAAGAGCTGGGGATCGATCTGTGGATCAAGCGCGATGATCTCACCGGGTTTGCACTTGGCGGCAATAAAGGGCGCAAGCTCGAATTCTTGATCGCCGAAGCTCTTCGACAAGGCGCGGAGGTCGTGGTCGGGATGGGAGCATCACAGTCGAACTTCCTTCGCCAGCTTGCCGCCGCATGCGCCAAATACGGACTTCGCTCCGCAGCCGCTGTAATGGGGCTGCCTTACTATGCAGCGGCTGGTCGACCTGCCATTGACTACGTACCCGACTCCTCTGGCGGCAACGTGCTTGCCGATGAGATTTTTGGCATGGATGTGCGCCTCTTCCCCGATGGCGACTGGGATCAGCTCGAAGCTTATGCGGAAGCCATCGCTCACGAGTACCAAGCTATAGGGTTGAAGACATTTGAGATCCCGATCGGCGGCAGCTCCGTTCTCGGGGCCTACTCGTTCTATCTTGCCGCTCAGGAGGTCATGGCCCAAAGCGCAGAGCCGTTCGATACCATCGTCACTGCTAGCAGCAGTGGAAGCACCCACGCGGGCCTCGCCTTTGCCTTTGCCGGTTCCTCAACGAAGGTCATCGGCATCTCTGCCGACCCCGACCCCGATGAAGTTCTCCAGCACGACGTCCACGAACTTACCATCGGGCTAGGCGAACTCACTGGACAGCCCAAGAATCTCCGCTACGAAGACCTTGACCTCCGCATGGACTACTTCGGCGAGGGATATTCGATCCCAAGCCCCGAAGGCAATCGGGCGATCCTGAAAGTGGCGAGATCAGAAGGAATTTTGTTGGACCCGACCTATAGCGGCAAAGCCTTTGCCGGGCTCATGGATATGGTTGGCAAGGGCGAATTGAAGGGGCGTGTGCTCTTTTGGCATACCGGCGGGGCCGTGACGCTGTTCGCCACACCCAAGAATCTGTTGATTGTAGATTGA
- a CDS encoding AAA family ATPase, producing MDPIAEIDVLVRAKYPILYLVSWEERRVEESLRAMCQKLDRTLYTWSITSGTKPNVPRTSGPKAPSQLPAELESLALIHEAPERSVFLLRDFHPYMKDSRVIRLLRDLALRLRDRTITIILLSPVINLPTELEKDVNVVEFGLPSREQIEESLDKVIAAVVGDGKIDTKMEPEDRELLIKSAQGLTLDEIENVFARSFVEKRKFDVSVILEEKKQIVRKSGLLEYYPAENRLKDVGGMEILKEWLEERKASFTDKAKEFGIPVPKGILILGVQGCGKSLLAKAVAAHWSLPMLKMDVGRIFGSLVGQSEDNMRRAVRIAESVAPCVLWMDEIEKGFAGMSGSGVSDSGTTARVFATFLTWMQEKTKPVFLIATANDVSKLPPEMLRKGRFDDIFFVDLPDKQERKEIFSIHISKRKRDPAKFDLEELAKVTKGYSGAEIEQIVSGSLYPAFEAGRDLTQDDLLKESKTIVPLSVMMREEIEDLREWAQMRTRPASKQDGD from the coding sequence ATGGACCCCATCGCCGAAATCGACGTTTTGGTGCGCGCCAAGTACCCCATTTTGTACCTCGTGTCGTGGGAGGAACGCCGCGTCGAAGAGTCCCTTCGCGCGATGTGCCAGAAGCTAGATCGAACGCTCTACACCTGGTCGATTACATCGGGCACCAAGCCCAACGTTCCACGAACGAGCGGCCCCAAAGCGCCCTCGCAGCTTCCAGCTGAACTAGAATCGCTGGCGCTCATCCATGAAGCGCCCGAGCGCAGCGTCTTCCTACTTCGGGATTTTCACCCCTACATGAAGGATTCGCGGGTCATCCGTCTCTTGCGTGATCTTGCCCTCAGGCTCAGGGATCGCACGATCACCATCATTTTGCTCAGCCCAGTCATAAACCTCCCTACCGAGCTTGAAAAGGACGTCAACGTCGTTGAGTTTGGACTTCCTTCCCGCGAGCAGATCGAAGAGTCGCTGGATAAGGTCATTGCGGCGGTGGTGGGCGATGGAAAGATCGACACGAAGATGGAGCCCGAGGATCGAGAACTGCTCATAAAATCGGCACAGGGGCTCACGCTTGACGAGATTGAAAACGTCTTTGCCCGAAGCTTTGTCGAAAAACGGAAGTTCGACGTCAGCGTCATCCTTGAAGAAAAGAAGCAGATTGTCCGCAAGTCGGGCCTCTTGGAGTACTACCCTGCAGAGAACCGCCTGAAGGACGTTGGTGGAATGGAAATCCTCAAGGAGTGGCTTGAAGAGCGCAAGGCCAGCTTCACCGACAAGGCCAAGGAGTTCGGCATTCCCGTTCCCAAAGGCATCCTTATTCTTGGTGTGCAGGGTTGCGGAAAGTCGTTGCTCGCGAAAGCCGTCGCCGCCCACTGGAGCCTCCCGATGCTCAAGATGGATGTCGGGCGGATCTTCGGCTCCTTGGTCGGGCAGAGCGAAGACAATATGCGCCGGGCTGTCCGAATCGCGGAATCCGTCGCGCCTTGCGTCCTCTGGATGGACGAGATAGAGAAGGGTTTTGCCGGGATGTCGGGAAGCGGTGTGAGCGATAGTGGGACTACCGCGCGCGTCTTCGCTACCTTCCTTACTTGGATGCAAGAAAAGACCAAACCGGTCTTCCTTATCGCCACCGCGAACGACGTTTCAAAACTCCCACCAGAGATGCTACGCAAGGGACGATTTGACGACATTTTCTTCGTTGATCTCCCCGACAAGCAAGAGCGCAAAGAGATCTTTTCGATTCATATTTCTAAACGAAAGCGCGACCCTGCTAAGTTTGATCTGGAAGAGCTTGCCAAAGTAACTAAGGGCTATAGCGGCGCCGAGATCGAGCAGATCGTCTCCGGCTCTCTTTATCCAGCATTTGAAGCGGGGAGAGACCTCACACAGGACGATCTATTGAAGGAAAGCAAAACCATTGTTCCCCTCAGTGTGATGATGCGGGAAGAGATTGAAGACCTGCGAGAGTGGGCTCAAATGAGAACCCGCCCTGCGAGCAAGCAAGACGGAGACTAA